The candidate division KSB1 bacterium genomic interval TGCTGGTGAGTGTTAATAATGGGCTGGGACTGACGTTTGCCCCCCTGCGATATCGCGCGCCCGCCGAAGTTACCCTGATTAAAATTCTTAAAAGCAGACGCTAAATCTTATTGCTCTTCCCAATTTTGAGCAAGAATTTTCGTATTCTCCTCAAAAACAACCTGGATCTTATCTTCGGTTAAAATTTTCGTAATGATACCGATGCCAAACCTTTTGTGGTTAATCGACTCAATTTCACCGTAATCGGCAGTCATGCTGTAATCGACTGCTAGACTCTGATCAATTTTTCCCATGAGGGTGCCCCAGTCGGCTTTTCTTCTTCTTCTAACTGTCGGGGCACCGTCCTCTTTTTTCGGTCTGCCCCGTTTAGGTTTGGGCGCTTCTTCGGAATCGAGCGGTGGTTTATATACATGCGTGGCGTTACACGCTTTGCACATCACTTTTTTTACAACATCATCTGTAATGGTCGTTATAACATGTACGGTATCGGCTTTACATGGCTTGCAATGTGCTTCAATCTCTTTTCCAACTTCAGGCGTTTTTTCAGCTTTAGTCGTTTTTGCAGCTTTAGGCATAGGTTTCCTCTTTAAGTCGTTAAAAAACTTCTAAATATAGGGAAAAAAAGGTTAAAATGCCACCGAAATTTTGTAAAATTCAAAAAAATAATATTTTGTAGCGCTGAACCAGTTAACGCAGCAGAATCATTTTTCGTGTCTGTATTAAATCACCGGCCCACAACTTGTAAAAATAAACGCCGCTGGCAACTCTATCACCTGAGTCACTTTCCCCGCGCCATTTCACTTGGTATTCACCGGCCTGTTGATTTGTATCCAAAAGTGTGGTCACTTTTTGACCGGCCGTGTTGTAAATAGTCAGCTCGACTTTGGAGGTTTTTCCCAGTCGATATGAAATGGTGGTGGTTGGGTTAAACGGGTTGGGGTAGTTCTGCGCCAATTGAAAGAGTTCCGGCTGGTTTGGATCATCGATTCCGGTAACCGGAGTTGGTTCAAATTTGTAGATTTCGCCGGCGAAGTAGTCGAGTATGTAGAGCTCGTTTTGCGCGTCAATTCCAAAGGAGGAGATAAAAAGATTTGTGTTTAATAAAAGTGAATCAGCAGTAACTTGCTGTTTTCATATCTGAGCATCCAGATTATGCCGGTCTCGAAATCTCCGTAAATGTATGCCCCGGT includes:
- a CDS encoding T9SS type A sorting domain-containing protein, with the protein product MAQNYPNPFNPTTTISYRLGKTSKVELTIYNTAGQKVTTLLDTNQQAGEYQVKWRGESDSGDRVASGVYFYKLWAGDLIQTRKMILLR